Proteins encoded together in one Triticum dicoccoides isolate Atlit2015 ecotype Zavitan chromosome 7B, WEW_v2.0, whole genome shotgun sequence window:
- the LOC119335335 gene encoding F-box/kelch-repeat protein SKIP25-like has protein sequence MAAPALAKRPCSNPSSSASCREAKRLRAAAPAPMERHDEAAAAADAATTTSQSQSQPLLPGLPDHLAQLCLSTLPPRLMHAVCRPWRRLLYAPSFPPFLSLYALLEDAGNGGASFAAYDPIAARWDCLPAPPMPSPPPTLCHPSFLSRRLPLQSVAAAGQLVLVAGSTQSLHPALCRPLVFDPAAAPGPRWQVGPRVPLAPRRWCAAGAARGRVFVAGGVGAGYDLAVARSGATWDPATPSAPWEPLPPLRDGRFSRDAAEAVCSGGKVCMVNLRGSGAKEGAVFDLVAGRWEDMPPGMLAGWKGPAAASPDSGDTIFVVDEERGALNAYDWGSDRWTTVAEAGRLKGAAEMAAGGGRVCVVADGGAKVVVVDVTPKGRMRGSTTPAPPRMWEVEAPAGRRVVSLHVLPRMTRPE, from the coding sequence ATGGCTGCACCCGCGCTGGCCAAGCGCCCCTGCAGCAACCCCTCCTCCTCCGCTTCCTGTCGCGAGGCCAAGCGGCTCcgcgcggcggcgccggcgcccATGGAGAGGCACGACGAGGCTGCCGCTGCTGCCGACGCGGCGACGACGACGTCGCAGTCGCAGTCGCAGCCGCTGCTCCCGGGGCTGCCCGACCACCTCGCGCAGCTCTGCCTCTCGACGCTCCCGCCGCGCCTGATGCACGCTGTCTGCCGCCCGTGGCGCCGCCTCCTCTACGCGCCGTCGTTCCCGCCGTTCCTGTCCCTGTACGCACTGCTTGAGGACGCCGGCAACGGCGGGGCGTCCTTCGCTGCCTACGACCCGATCGCCGCGCGGTGGGACTGTCTGCCGGCGCCGCCTATGCCGTCGCCGCCCCCGACGCTCTGCCACCCGTCGTTCCTCTCCCGCCGGCTGCCGCTCCAGTCCGTGGCCGCGGCGGGGCAGCTCGTCCTCGTCGCGGGGTCCACGCAGTCGCTCCACCCGGCGCTGTGCCGCCCGCTCGTCTTCGACCCGGCCGCCGCGCCCGGGCCGCGATGGCAGGTCGGCCCGCGGGTCCCGCTCGCCCCGCGCAGGTGGTGTGCGGCGGGCGCGGCGCGGGGGCGCGTGTTCGTCGCGGGCGGCGTGGGCGCCGGCTACGACCTCGCCGTCGCGCGCTCCGGGGCGACGTGGGACCCCGCCACGCCGTCCGCGCCGTGGGAGCCGCTCCCGCCGCTGCGGGACGGGCGGTTCAGCCGGGACGCGGCCGAGGCCGTGTGCTCGGGCGGGAAGGTCTGCATGGTCAACCTACGCGGCAGCGGCGCCAAGGAGGGCGCGGTGTTCGACCTCGTGGCCGGGCGGTGGGAAGACATGCCGCCCGGCATGCTGGCCGGGTGGAAGGGCCCCGCCGCGGCGTCCCCGGACAGCGGCGACACGATCTTCGTCGTGGACGAGGAGCGCGGCGCGCTCAACGCCTACGACTGGGGATCCGACCGGTGGACGACGGTCGCGGAGGCGGGGCGGCTCAAGGGCGCGGCGGAGATGGCCGCGGGCGGCGGAAGGGTGTGCGTAGTGGCCGACGGCGGCGCGAAGGTGGTGGTCGTGGACGTGACGCCCAAGGGGAGGATGAGGGGCTCCAcgacgccggcgccgccgcgcATGTGGGAGGTGGAGGCGCCGGCCGGGCGGCGGGTGGTGTCGCTGCACGTGCTGCCCAGGATGACGCGCCCCGAGTAG
- the LOC119337120 gene encoding pre-mRNA-splicing factor syf2-like: MGKSEPECVNSSNPAHECNDYCLNKIAEAKRRLLEELPDSWKGPPEDRTVHPDCINASNPYHGCSEYCFKKIADANAAAERGESEKPAGGSGKSGVAPEQADGDDDSGRQEDAAAADEGYPQMTEKQKKLFELQLKMNEARKANQQAMVAEKKRMEPRGESRGVSKEKWLEDRKKKIGKLLDSNGLDMSKSYMLDTQDMAEAKYKKWEKEPAPHGWDVFNQKTLYDAYKKRTKNIEVDMDAYNRAKETDPEFYREASSLQYGKVSRVAEPNIDRMVNELKERDEKRKAFSRRRKFNEDKDVDSINDRNEHFNKKIERAFGKYTLEIKNNLERGTALPD, from the exons ATGGGGAAGTCGGAGCCGGAGTGCGTCAACTCGTCGAACCCGGCCCACGAGTGCAACGACTACTGCCTCAACAAGATCGCCGAGGCCAAGCGCCGCCTCCTCGAAGAGCTCCCCGACTCGTGGAAGGGCCCCCCGGAGGACCGCACCGTGCACCCTGACTGCATCAACGCCTCCAACCCCTATCATGGCTGCTCCGAGTACTGCTTTAAGAAGATTGCCGACGCCAACGCAG CCGCGGAGCGCGGGGAGTCAGAGAAGCCTGCTGGAGGTTCTGGCAAATCAGGAGTCGCTCCAGAGCAGGCTGATGGTGATGACGATTCTGGGCGGCAGGAGGACGCTGCCGCCGCGGATGAAGGTTACCCGCAGATGACAGAAAAGCAGAAGAAGTTGTTTGAGCTGCAGCTTAAGATG AACGAAGCTAGGAAGGCGAATCAGCAGGCGATGGTTGCGGAGAAGAAGAGGATGGAGCCTCGTGGCGAGAGCAGAGGCGTATCTAAGGAGAAGTGGTTGGAAGACAGGAAAAAGAAGATTGGGAAGCTGCTTGATTCGAATGGCCTGGATATGTCAAAGTCTTACATGCTGGATACACAGGATATGGCAGAAGCAAAATACAAGAAGTGGGAGAAGGAACCTGCACCACATGGCTGGGATG TTTTCAACCAGAAAACCTTGTATGATGCATACAAGAAGAGGACCAAAAACATAGAAGTCGACATGGATGCATACAATAGAGCGAAAGAAACCGATCCTGAATTCTACCGTGAGGCTTCAAGTCTTCAATATGGGAAG GTGTCTAGGGTGGCGGAACCAAACATCGACAGAATGGTCAATGAGCTCAAGGAGCGGGACGAGAAGCGGAAGGCGTTCAGCAGGAGGCGCAAGTTCAACGAAGACAAGGACGTTGACTCGATCAACGACCGGAATGAGCACTTCAACAAGAAGATCGAGAGGGCCTTTGGCAAATACACGCTCGAGATCAAGAACAACTTGGAAAGAGGGACCGCCTTGCCAGACTAA